A segment of the Streptomyces sp. ITFR-21 genome:
GGCTATCGCGCCGGACGGGACCGCTGCGGGACCGGCCGCGGGACGCCTCGCAGGCCCGGTCGCCGGAGAGTGAACTGACCGCGCTCGCCGAAGGGCTGGCGGAGCAGATCGCCACGGCCGTCCACCCCGACGAGGTGGCGGCGCTGCTGGAGTCCGAGGGGCTGACCGACGAGCGGATCACCGGCCAACTGGGGCACCGGGACCTGTTCGCGCTGTCCGTCACGCTCTTCGGCCGGGTGCCCCGCCGCTTCCCCGAGCCGCCGCCGGCCGCCGACCCGTGGCGGCCGGACACCCTCCGGTGTGCCCTGCACGGCCTGACCTTCGCGCTCCCGGGCATCGCCTACGTCCTCGGCGGCCGGTGGGCCGACGGTCCCGACGGGCCGTTCGGGGTGAGCCGGGCGGTCGCCGCGTGGGGTGCGGCGGCGCTCGTCGGCTGGGGCTGGAACCAGGCGCTGGCCCACCACGCCCACCTGCTCCTGCTCGCCGGCCGCGAGCGCCAGGCCGCCGGCGCGCTGCTGGCCGGCGCGGCGGCCGGGGCGCTGCTGTCCACGGCGGCGGCGACGGCGGTGGCGGGCTTCGGTCTCCCCGGCACCCTCCTCTTCGCCACCGGGCAGTCCTGCTACGTGGCCGCCGCCACGGTCCTGCTGGTCCTCGCCCGGGAGCGCACTCTGCTGACCGTCCTGCTCCCCCTGCCGCTGACCGCCGTCGCCGGCGGCAACGCCCTGCCCCCGGCCCTGATCACCGCCTCCCTGACCGTGACCGCGGCGGCGGCCATGGCCCTCGCCGCCCACGCGGCCCTGCGAACGGCCTCGCCGCCGGCGCCCGCCGCCCGACCCGCGCGGGACCGCCGGGACCGCCGGGACCGCCGGGACCGCCGCCTGTGGACCCTCCTCCGGCGCAGGACCCAGCACGCCGGGAGGTCGGCCCGCCCGGCCCCGGCGGTACCCGGCACCGGCCGCGGCCGACGCCCCACCCCCCGTACACCGGCCGGCGGGCTCCGCCGCGTTCTGCGGGCCTGCCGGTCGCACGGCGGGGTGGCGTGGGTCCGCTCGGCGCCGCAGGCGGTCGCGGGGGTGGCGGGCGGGGTGCTGGTGGTCGCGGCGGGGCTGGCCGGGGAGTTCGTGGGGGCACTCACCGTGGGGATGGGGGTCGGGGAATGGCTGCTGTTCCGGTTCCGCGGCGGAGCGCTGAGGGCGCTGCGCCGCACCGGGGTCGGAGAGCGGCTGCCGGGCCGGGTCTGGCGGGTGCTGGGCGGCTGCCTGGCCGGGTACGGGGCCTCGCTCGCGGGGCTCGCCGCGGTGGAGAGCGCCGTGCTGCCGGGCGCGGCGGCCTGGACCGTACCGCACCTGGCCGTACTGCTGGCCCTGGGCTGCCTGCTGTGGCTGGCGCTGCTCCTCCAGTCGTGCGGCAGGCCGTGGACCGGGGCGCTTCTGCTCCTGGGCGCGGCCGGCGCCGCCGGCGTCCTGCTCGCGGCCCGCGCCGCCGCCCCCGCGGCGACGATCGGCCTGGTCTGCGGCACCGCCGCGGCCACCGCGCTGGCCGTCTCGCTGAACCTCACCGCCCGGGTGACCACCCACCGCTGACGACCCGTCAGCCTGCTTCCTAGGAGACCCGCTTGTCCAGCACCGCCCCCGTCGCAGTGACCGGCGCCGAAGGCTTCATCGGCTCGCACCTGGTGGAGGCCCTGGTCGCCGACGGCCACCGGGTGCGCGCCATGGTCCAGTACAACTCCTTCTCCTCGCACGGCTGGCTGGAGGTGCTGCCGCCCGACGTGCTGGACCACGTCGAGATCGTCCTCGGCGACGTCCGCGACCCCGGCTCGGTACGCGAGGTGGTGGCCGGCAGCGAGACCGTCTACCACCTGGCCGCGCTGATCGCGATCCCCTACTCCTACCGGGCGCCGCGCAGTTACGTGGACACCAATGTGTCCGGGACGCTCAACGTCCTGGAAGCGGTACGGGAGTCGGGCGCCGCCCGCCTGGTGCACACCTCGACCAGCGAGACCTACGGCACCGCGCAGACCGTGCCGATCACCGAGGACCACCCGATCGTCACGCAGTCGCCGTACGCGGCCTCCAAGGCAGGCGGCGACCGGCTCGCGGACAGCTACCACGCGAGCTTCGGCACGCCCGTGGTGACGCTGCGGCCGTTCAACACCTTCGGGCCGCGGCAGTCGATGCGCGCGGTGATCCCCACCGTGATCGGCCAGGTCGCCGCCGGGCAGCGCGAGGTGACGCTGGGCGACCTGCGGCCCACCCGGGACTTCACCTTCGTCCGGGACACGGTGGCCGCCTTCCTCGCGGTGGGCACCGCGCCGGCGGCCGACGTGGTCGGCCGCACCTTCAACGCCGGTACCGGCGGCGAGATCGCGATCGGCGACCTCGTGCTGCTGATCGGCAAGCTGATGGACGCCGACCTCGCGGTCCGCGAGGACCCGCAGCGGCTGCGGCCGGCCGGCTCCGAGGTGATGCGGCTGGTCTGCGACGCCTCCCGGCTGCGCGCGGCGACCGGCTGGGCGCCGGCCCACACCTTGAAGGAAGGGCTCGCGCACACCGTGGAGTTCTTCCGCGACCCGGCCAACCTGGCCCGCTACAAAACCTCTTCCTACAACGTCTGAGGACACCGGGGCGCGCCTGACCGACCGTCGGCCGCCCGCGTCCGCCCGTTCCGCACACCTTCGGCCTCTTGGGGGAATCCACCATGCACGCAGTCATCCTCGCCGGCGGCAAAGGCGTCCGGCTCCGGCCGTACACGACCGCGCTTCCCAAACCGCTGGTGCCGATCGGCGACAGCCACGCGATCCTGGAGATCGTGCTGCGGCAGCTCGCGGGCGCCGGGTTCCGCCGCTGCACCGTCGCGATCGGGCACCTGGGCAACATCATCCGGGCCTACGTCGGCGACGGCACCCAGTGGGGGCTCGACGTCGACTACGTGACCGAGGAGAGCCCGCTCGGCACGATGGGCCCGCTGCTCACCATGCTCGGCCGGCTCCCCGAGCACTTCCTGGTGATGAACGGCGACATCCTGACCGACCTGGACTTCGGCGCGGTACTGGACGGGCACGTCCACTCGCAGGCACCGATGACCATCGCCACCTACCCGCGCACGGTCAGCATCGACTTCGGCGTGCTCACCACCGAAGACGGCAAGGTGGTGGCCTTCGCCGAGAAGCCGAGCATGGACTACCGGGTGTCGATGGGTGTCTACGGCCTCACCCGCGACACGCTCGCCGGGTACCCGGCGGGCCTCCCGCTGGGCTTCGACGAGGTGGTGCTCGACCTGCTGGCGGCGGGCCGGCCGCCGCGCGCCCACGAGTTCGAGGGCTACTGGCTGGACATCGGCCGCCCCGACGACTACGACCGCGCCAACGCCGAGTTCGGCGACCTGCGCGGCCTGCTCCTCAAGGGGGCGTGACAGCGGGTGAGGCGGATCCTGGTACTGGGCGGCGGCGGCTTCCTCGGCGCGGCGGTCCTGGCCCGGCTGGGCCGGCCGGCAGCCGCTGCCCCCGACGCACGGGCCGCCCCCGGCGGCGGCCCGCGGGTGCGGCTGCTGCGCGGAGAGCGCTCCCCCGGCTTCGACCTGCTGGCGGACCTCGCCGTCGTACCGGTCGACGTGCTGGCCGGGCGGCTCGCCGAGCTGTCGCCCGACGTGGTGGTCAACTGCGCCGGGGCGGTGGCGGGCGCGGCGAGCGAGGTGTGCGCGGTCGACGCGCGCGGGCCGGCCGCCCTGGCGGAGGCGATGGCACTGGCGGTCCCCTCGGCCCGGCTGGTGCACCTGGGGTCGGCGGCGGAGTACGGGCCGGCGGAGGGGAAGGCGCTCTCCGAGAGCGCACCGGCCCGGCCCACCGGGGTGTACGGCACGGCGAAGCTCGCGGGCACGCTCGCGGTGACCGGTTCCGGGCTCGACTCCGTGGTGCTGCGGGTGTTCAACCCGGTGGGGGCGGGCGCCCCGGTCACCGGGCTGCCCGGAAGGCTCGCCGCCGCCTTCCGGGACACGCCGCCGCACGGCACCGTGCGGACCGGCAGCCTAACCGGGTACCGTGACTTCGTGGACGTGCGCGACGTGGCCGAGGCGGTGGCACTGGCCGCCGTCGCGGCCGGCCCCCTCCCCCCGGTGGTCAACATCGGTTCGGGCCGCGGGGTGCGGGCCCGCACCCTCGCCGAGACGCTCGCGGCCATCGCGGGATTCGGCGGACGTATCGAGGAGTCGGGCCCGGGATCGGCCAACTCAGCCCCCCTGGACTGGAGCCAGGCCGACATCACACTGGCCGCCCGCGCCCTCGGCTGGCTCCCGGCCCGTACGCTGCGCGACGCGCTCACGTCGCTGTGGCAGGCCACCGCCACGCCCGCGCCCGCGGGGTCCGCGAGCCGGGTCCCCGGAGGCGGCGGGGGCTCCCGGTCGTCCGCCGCCGCGCGGAACTCCCCGTGAGCGGCGCCGGCGATCCCGCCGGGGGCACGCTGCTGGTGCCGCTCTACGTCCATCCCGCCGTCGACCCGGCGGCGTGGCGGGCGTTGGAGGCGCTCGGCCCGCGGCTCTACGGTGTCGTGGTGAACGCGGCCGACGGACCCGGCCCCCGGGTGGACGGCGTCATGGCGCAGGCCGCAAGCAGACTGCGCGGGGCCGGGATCCGGCTGCTCGGGTACGTCGACACCCGCTACGGAAAGCGGCCGCCGGTGGCGGCGCTGCGGGACCTGCGGCGGCACCGGGTCTGGTACGGCGTCGACGGGGTGTTCTTCGACCAGGTGTCGGCCGGGCCCGAACAGCTGCCGTACTACCGGCGGTTGGGGTGGGCCGCCCGGCGCTGCGGAGCGCGGGCCGTCGTCCTCAACCCGGGGGTGCACCCCCATCCGGGATACGCGGCCCTCGCCGACGTGCTGGTCACCTTCGAGGGCAGCTGGGAGCGGTACGCCGAGGTCCGGGTGCCGGGGTGGACGGCGGGCCTGCGCCCGGCGCGCCTGTGCCACCTGGTGTACGACGTCCCGCCCGGTGAGGGCGTCACGGTGGCCCGTACGGCCGCCCGGCTCGGCGCCGGAGTGCACTGCGCCGTACCGGACGGGCCGCCCAACCCGTGGCGCCATGTGCCGGGCGGCGCCGCGTGAGCCGCCGCGTGAGCCGCCGCTCGGTCGGGGCGCCGCTCGCCCCGGCCCGGGCGCTGGCCGTCTGCGGACTGCTGCTGCTCGCGGGCTGCTCTGCCCCCGGCTCCGGTGACAACGCCGGGGCGGGCCCGCCGCCCGCCCCGGCCACCGCGCCCGGGTCCAACCGCGGCACCGCCTCCGCATCCGCGTCCTCGCCCGTCTCCACGCCCGGCTCCGGGCCCGCCTCCGCCCCCGGCTCCGCGTCGGCCCCGGTCGCCGCGGCGCCGGCCCGGTGGCAGCCGCGCCCGGGCACGCCCTGGCAGTGGCAGCTCAGCGGCACCGTGGACACCTCGGTCCAGGTGCCGGTCTACGACATCGACGGCTTCGAGAACGGCGCCGACGTCGTACGGCGGCTGCATGCCGCCGGGCGCAAGGTGATCTGCTATGTCAACGTCGGCGGGTGGGAGTCCTTCCGGCCGGACGCGAAGGACTTCCCGGCCGCGCTGCTCGGCAAGGGCGACGGCTGGCCGGGTGAGCGCTGGCTGGACATCCGCCGCACCGCTGTCCTGCGCCCGCTGCTCGCGGCCCGCTTCGACATGTGCCGGGCCAAGGGCTTCGACGCGGTGGAACCCGACCTCGCCGACGGCTACGCCAACGACACGGGCTTCCCGCTGACGGCCGGTCAGCAGCTCGCCTTCAACCGGATGGTCGCGGACCTGGCCCACCGGCGCGGGCTCGCGGTGGGCCTGAAGAACGACGTCGACCAGGTCGGGGAGCTGGTCGACGACTTCGACTTCTCGGTGGACGAGCAGTGCGCCGAGTTCGACGAGTGCGACGCGCTGACGCCCTTCGTAGCCGCCGACAAGGCGGTGTTCCACGTCGAGTACGAGCTGAGGACGGATCAGTTCTGCTTGGACAGCCGGAGGTTGCGGCTCAGCTCGATGCTCAAGCATCTGAGCCTGGACGCGTGGCGGCGACCCTGCTGAACGCGCCCCTGCCGAGTGCGGACCGGCTGCCGGCCGACAGCCGGCGGATCCCGAAGGCCGGGCGTCCGCGCCCGGTGAGCGGCCGCGGGGCATACTGCGGCACATGCTCCGCCTCGACACCGCGGCCGGCCCGGACCGGTTCGCCCGGAACCGGCTCATGACCGGCCGGCCGCTGCTGATCGTGGACGGCGCGAACGTCGTCGGTTCCGTACCGGACGGCTGGTGGCGCGATCGGCGCGGCGCGGCCGAGCGGTTGCGGGACGCGCTGGTGCCGCTGGCGGGCGGCGGTCTGGCCGCGGACAGCGGCGCCGCCGCGTGGGCGGTGGGCGTGCCGCTGGAGGTCGTGCTGGTGGTGGAGGGCGCCGCCCGCGGGATCGGCCCGGTGCCGGGGGTACGGGTGGAGTCCGCGCCGGGCAGCGGTGACGACCTGATCGCGGAGCTCGCCGCCCGGGCCCGTACCGCCGACCCGGACGGCCACTGCCTGGTGGTGACGGCGGACCGGGAGCTGCGCCGCCGGGTGGCGGCGGCGGGAGCGTCGTACGCCGGTCCGCGCTCGGTCCGCCGCGGCTGATCCCGGGCCCGGCGGAATCCGCCGCCGGACGCCGCCTGGAGCAGCGCCTCCAGGGGGAAACCATGGAGTACGTCACAGCCGTCGTCATGCTGCCGCTGACCACGTGCGGCAGCGGCGGGTCCCGCCCGCCGCCCCGTCCCCGAGCGGCACGTCGGCCGCCGGCACGACGAGCGCTCCGGGCGCCACCGCCACCGGGGTCCCCGCGGACGACGCGGACCCGGTGGACGGCGCGTCGTTCTGCGCGTTCCTCACCGAGGAGGCGCCCAAGCTCAAGGCCGCCGGATCCACCGCCGGCGCGGAGGCGGAACTCGCGATCGACCTCGCCGGCTGGATCGAGGAGCACCCGGAGCGGAAGCCGCGGACGGGGGCGGACCTCGACGCCGCCTCGGAGCCGACCTGCCCGAAGGTGCGTGCCTCAGTGGTCGCCTCGGTGGGCGCGGGGAGTTTCCAGGAGTCGCCGGGCTGACCGGCGGTACCCCGGCCGGGCCCGGTCAGTGCCGGGGCTCGGCCGCGCGGGGGGTCTGGGGCTCGGGCTGCTCCGCGGCGTCGGGCGCGGGAACGTGGAAGGGGTCGGCGGAGGGGCGGGCGCCCGGTGCGCGGACGGGTTCGACGTGCTCCGGATCGGAGAAGAGCTGTTCGGTCATGGGTCCCCCATCGGGTGAAGTGCTGGTGGCGGCCGGCCGGCGGACCGCCGGCGGCATGGGCCGTACTCACAGTGTGCCCTCTCCCGGTGATCCGCGGGTTCGCCCCGCCGCTGCTTCTTCGCCCGGCCGGCCGGGCCGCCACTGCTTGGGCCGGATATGCGGCGGTACGGGAGCGGGGCCGGTGGCGGGCGTCACGTACCGGCCGGCGGCCCGCGCGGTGGACGGGCCGCGGTCCCCCGGTCCGCGCTGCCCCGGTCCGGTCCCGGCCCGGCGGTGCGGCGGCGGCCGACCGCGGTGTCCGAAACCCGCCAGCGGTCCCGCTCGGGCGCTGCGCATACGGGACAGGTGACGCAGCAGGGGGACAGCAGGTACGAGGCGGTGCGGAGCCGGGACGCGCGCTTCGACGGGGTGTTCTTCTTCGCCGTCGCCACCACCGGGATCTACTGCCGGCCGAGCTGTCCCGCGGTCACCCCGGCCCGGCGGAACGTACCGTTCTTCACGGCGGCGGCGGGCGCGCAGGCGGCCGGTTTCCGGGCCTGCCGGCGGTGCCGTCCGGACGCGGTGCCGGGCTCGGCGGACTGGAACGCGCGGGCCGATGTCGTCGGGCCGGCGGTGCGGCTGATCGGGGACGGCGTCGTCGACCGGGAGGGCGTGGCCGGGCTGGCCGCGCGGCTCGGCTACAGCACGCGGCAGGTGCAGCGCAGCGCCAGCTCAACGCCGAACTGGACGCCGGACCGGTCGCGTTGGCTCGGGCGCAGCGCGGGTACTGCTGCAGACCACGTTGATGCGAACCGCTCCCGGCACCCTGCGGCGCCCTGACCCGCCTCTTCCCGCAGCCCTCGGCGCTGGCCGGCGCCGACCTGGACGGCCTCGGCCTGTCCGCGGACCGGCGCGCCGCGCTCCGTACCGTCGCCGCCGCTCTCGCCGACGGTGCCGTCCGACTGACCCGGGCGCCGACCGCGATGTGGCCGAGCGCGCCCTGCTGGCCCTGCCCGGGGTCACCCCCTGGACCGCCGGCTACATCCGGATGCGCGCCCTGGGCGACCCCGATGTGCTGCTCGCCCGCCCGGCCCCGGAAACGGCGGCGGCCTAACGCCCCTGGAGCAGCTACGCCACGCACTACCGGTGGGCCGCGGCGGCGCCCGGAGACGATACGGCGGAGGCCGCCTGCGGCGCCGACGCCGCCGGCCGCCCGCCGGTGTGAGCGCGGGACGCTCGCGGTCCGGCTACGAACGGCCCCCGCTGCTGCGGGAGGTGCGGCGCCGGTGCTCCTCCTCGAAGAGTTCGAGGAACCGGCGGGCGCTCGCGTCGGGTTCGGCGAGGTCGTCCTCGTGGGCGCTGCGGGACTGCTCCGGCAGACGCGAGTCGGTGGGGAGCGGGTCGAGGTCCGAGGGGCGGGGGCCCTCGGGTCCGTCCGGGCCGACCCGGACCAGGCGTTCGACCCGGACGATACGGAAGTGGCGGCCGGCCACGTCGAGTTCGTCGGGCTGCTCGGCGTCGAGGCGGTCGGCGGCGCGCTTGTAGACCTCGTGCTCCTCGGGGGTGAGGTCCTGCTGCCAGGGGACGAGGACCCGCAGGTGGACGGCGAGGCCGTCGCGGGCGTCGCGCGGGGCGGCGGCGGTGCCCGTGGAGTGGGGGCGCCAGCGCCCGCCCTCGCGTTCGGCGGTCATGAAGGTGGCGGGCAGCAGGACCGTACCGGGGTGGGTGCGGGCGGCGGTCCGGGAGTCGTCGTAGACGTCGCTGGGCACGGTGTCGTTCTTGCGCAGGGCGGCGAGGAGTTCGGCCTCGATGGCGCCTTCCGACGTGCCGGGCGGGGCCGGGTCGATGACCAGTCCCGCAGCCGGGTCGGGGGTGGCCACCGGGTCGCCGGTACGGCCGGGGCCGGGCGCCGGGTCCGGGTCGGTGGCGCGCGGCGGCTCGGGGCCGTCGGGGCCCATCCGGATGAAGCGCTCGGCCCGCACCACCCGGAACCGCTCGCCGCGGACGGTCAGTTCGTCGGGGGCGTCGTCCTGGTCGAGCAGGTCGCCGGCCGCGAGGTACTCGGCGCGGGCGGCGCTGCCGGCCGGCTCCGCCCCGGCGAGCGCGCGGAAGTGGGAGCCGAGGCTGTCGCGGGCGTCCTGCGGCGCGAGGCCGGAGAAGTACGGCTGCAGCTCCCAGCCGCCCTCAGCGCGTTCGCGGGCCACTCCGAAGACCGGGCCGCCCGCCAGCAGGGTGGACGGATAGGTCTTGCGGGCCTTCCACGCCTCCACGTCGGCGAGCGCCGCGACCGGGGACCCCGGTTCCGGCGCGGGGTCGAGGACGGGGTCCGGCGCACGGTCCGACGTGGGATCCGGCGCGGGATCGGGCGCGGAGTCCGGAGTGGGGTCCGGTGCGCTCCGATAAGCGGAATCGTCGCCGTACGGATTCATGCCTCCAGCATGCCCATTCGACACGCCGATGGGGAGGGGTTCGGGGAAAGGCGCCCTCTTGACAGCCCGATCGCGCTACCCGCGTCCACCGGCCAGTAGACCCGCCGCCGGGCCCCGCGGCACGGACGGCCGCGGTCCCGTCGCGGCCTCATCCGGCAGCCGCCGCCAGCATCCGGCCGATGCCCTCCGGGGAGAGCAGGTGCTGCACGGCGAGCCGGCGCGCGCCCTCGACACCCGCCCGCCGGCCGAGCACGGTGGTCTCGATGGCGACGGTCCTGGTGGCCAGCGGCAGCGCCCGGCGGTAGACGGCGGCGCGGATGTCGGCGAGCAGGTCGTCGTGGAGGCTGGCGATGCTGCCGCCGAGGACGATGGTGTCGGGGTTGTAGAAGCTGACCAGCGAGGCCAGTACCTCCCCGATCCGCCGGGCCGCCAGCCGTACCTGCCGGCGGGCCAGCGGATCGCCGGCCGCGACCAGCCGCACCACGTCGGCGGCGCGCTCGGCGGGAAGTCCCGCCTCGCGCAGGGTGGCGGCGACGGCCGCGCCGGAGGCGACCGCCTCGACGCAGCCGGTGTTGCCGCAGTGGCACAGCACGTGGTCGTGGCCCGGCACCGGGATGTGACCGATGTCACCGGCCGCGCCCGACGCGCCGCGGTGCACCACGCCGCCCGAGACGATGCCGCAGCCGATCCCGGTACCCACCTTGACGTACAGCAGGTGCGCGGTCGCCGGGCGGTGGCCGTACTCCCCCAGCGCCATCATGTTGACGTCGTTGTCGACGAGGACGGGCGCGTCGTACCGGCCGGCGAAGAAGTCGGGAACGCGGTAGCCGTCCCAGCCGCGCATGATCGGCGGGCGCACAACCGTACCGGTGCTCGCCTCGACCGGCCCCGGCACGCCGATACTGATCGCCCGCACGTGCGCCGCGGGGTGTCCGGCGGCGGCCAGCAGCCGGCCCAGCTGCCCGTGCAGACCGGTGAGCACGGCGTGCGGCCCGTCGTTGATGTCAAGGTCGGCGGTGGCCTCGGCCAGTACGGTGCCGCCGAGTTCGAAGACCGCGACGGTGCTGTGCGTGGCGCCGAGATCCACCGCGCACACCACGGCGGCGTGCGAGGCGAGTTGCAGGGTGAGCGGCGGCCGGCCCCGGTCGGTGGCCACGGTGCCGGTCTCCACCAGCAGGCCGCGCTCGATCAGCAGGTCCACCCGCTGCGCGACGGCCGCGCGGGACAGCCCGGTGGCGGTGGCGAGTTGGCTGCGGCGGGTGGCGCCGCCGGCCACCAGGCCGGCGAGCTCGCTGAGCGCGGCCAGCTGCCGGTCGGCTGCGGGCCGCGCCGCCGGGGAAGTACCTGCTGGTGCCGTCACCCGTCGCGCCCGCCTTCCGTCGCCGCCCGCGGCGGGCCCCGCGCCGACCGCTCGCGCCGATCACCCGCGTATTTATGACAGAACATAGCGGAAACATTGCCATTGTCAACCGAAACAACGGTGGATAGCGTTTTCTCCAGGCCGAAAGGGAGGGCATTCGTGAGTCGGATCTCCGCGGGCTCCGCCGGTTCGGCGAGTCCGCCGCCGCTGCGTACGGCGATCGCCGGCACCGGCATGATCGGGCGGGTGCACCTCGACGCGGTACGCCGCACCGGCGCGCCGGTGGTCGGCGTCAGCGCGTCCTCCCCGGCCCGGGCCAAGGAGGCGGCGGCCGAACTCGGCGTGGCACGGGCCTTCGACACCTCGCAGGAACTGGTCACCAGCGACGACGTGGACGTGGTGCACATCTGCACGCCCAACGACGCGCACGCCGCGCTGGCCGCGCTGGCGCTGCGGGCGGGCAAGCACGTGGTGTGTGAGAAGCCGCTGACCACGGACGCGCGTACCGCCGCGGAGCTGGCGGCGCTCGCCGCGGCGAGCGGCCGGGTGGCCGCGGTGCCCTTCGTCTACCGCTACCACCCGATGGCCGCCGAGGCCAGGGCCCGGGTGCTGGACGGCCGGGCCGGCGACATCCGGCTGCTGCACGGCCACTACCTCCAGGACTGGCTGTCCGAGCCGGGCGACACCAACTGGCGGGTGGACGTGGCGGTTGGCGGGCCGTCCCGGGCCTTCGCCGACATCGGCTCGCACTGGTGCGACCTGGTCGAGTGGGTGACCGGCCACCGGATCGCCGAGCTGACCGCGGTCAGCCAGACCGTGCACCGGGACGGTGGCCGGCCGGCCACCGAGGACGTGGTGCAGCTGCTGCTGCGTACCGACCGGGGCGCCACCGGGGCGCTGACGGTCTCGCAGATCTCGCCGGGACGGAAGAACCGGCTGTGGTTCGAGGTGGACGGCAGCCGTACCGCGCTCGCCTTCGACCAGGAGAACCCGGAGTCGCTGTTCGTCGGCAGCCGCGGTGAGAACGCGGCGGTGCTGCGCGACCCGGCGGCCCTGTCCCCGGCCGCGGCCCGGCTGTCGACGGTGCCCGGCGGCCACCCGATGGGCTACCTCGACTGCTTCGCCGCGTTCGTCCGCGACGTGCACGCCGGGATCCGCGCGGCGGAGGCGGCCGCAGCGGCGGAGGCGGCCGCAGCGGCGGGCACGGCCGGTCCGGCAGCGGCGGCGGACGCCCCGGGCAGCGCGGACGCCGCGGACCCGCCGGATCCGACCGCCGCCCGCAGCCCCGTCGACAGCCCCTTCCCCACCTTCGGCGAC
Coding sequences within it:
- a CDS encoding NTP pyrophosphohydrolase — its product is MTGRPLLIVDGANVVGSVPDGWWRDRRGAAERLRDALVPLAGGGLAADSGAAAWAVGVPLEVVLVVEGAARGIGPVPGVRVESAPGSGDDLIAELAARARTADPDGHCLVVTADRELRRRVAAAGASYAGPRSVRRG
- a CDS encoding DUF5954 family protein yields the protein MNPYGDDSAYRSAPDPTPDSAPDPAPDPTSDRAPDPVLDPAPEPGSPVAALADVEAWKARKTYPSTLLAGGPVFGVARERAEGGWELQPYFSGLAPQDARDSLGSHFRALAGAEPAGSAARAEYLAAGDLLDQDDAPDELTVRGERFRVVRAERFIRMGPDGPEPPRATDPDPAPGPGRTGDPVATPDPAAGLVIDPAPPGTSEGAIEAELLAALRKNDTVPSDVYDDSRTAARTHPGTVLLPATFMTAEREGGRWRPHSTGTAAAPRDARDGLAVHLRVLVPWQQDLTPEEHEVYKRAADRLDAEQPDELDVAGRHFRIVRVERLVRVGPDGPEGPRPSDLDPLPTDSRLPEQSRSAHEDDLAEPDASARRFLELFEEEHRRRTSRSSGGRS
- a CDS encoding Gfo/Idh/MocA family protein, with product MSRISAGSAGSASPPPLRTAIAGTGMIGRVHLDAVRRTGAPVVGVSASSPARAKEAAAELGVARAFDTSQELVTSDDVDVVHICTPNDAHAALAALALRAGKHVVCEKPLTTDARTAAELAALAAASGRVAAVPFVYRYHPMAAEARARVLDGRAGDIRLLHGHYLQDWLSEPGDTNWRVDVAVGGPSRAFADIGSHWCDLVEWVTGHRIAELTAVSQTVHRDGGRPATEDVVQLLLRTDRGATGALTVSQISPGRKNRLWFEVDGSRTALAFDQENPESLFVGSRGENAAVLRDPAALSPAAARLSTVPGGHPMGYLDCFAAFVRDVHAGIRAAEAAAAAEAAAAAGTAGPAAAADAPGSADAADPPDPTAARSPVDSPFPTFGDAARMVRLTEAVLASAADRSWKEVS
- a CDS encoding endo alpha-1,4 polygalactosaminidase, which gives rise to MSRRSVGAPLAPARALAVCGLLLLAGCSAPGSGDNAGAGPPPAPATAPGSNRGTASASASSPVSTPGSGPASAPGSASAPVAAAPARWQPRPGTPWQWQLSGTVDTSVQVPVYDIDGFENGADVVRRLHAAGRKVICYVNVGGWESFRPDAKDFPAALLGKGDGWPGERWLDIRRTAVLRPLLAARFDMCRAKGFDAVEPDLADGYANDTGFPLTAGQQLAFNRMVADLAHRRGLAVGLKNDVDQVGELVDDFDFSVDEQCAEFDECDALTPFVAADKAVFHVEYELRTDQFCLDSRRLRLSSMLKHLSLDAWRRPC
- a CDS encoding nucleotidyltransferase family protein, producing MHAVILAGGKGVRLRPYTTALPKPLVPIGDSHAILEIVLRQLAGAGFRRCTVAIGHLGNIIRAYVGDGTQWGLDVDYVTEESPLGTMGPLLTMLGRLPEHFLVMNGDILTDLDFGAVLDGHVHSQAPMTIATYPRTVSIDFGVLTTEDGKVVAFAEKPSMDYRVSMGVYGLTRDTLAGYPAGLPLGFDEVVLDLLAAGRPPRAHEFEGYWLDIGRPDDYDRANAEFGDLRGLLLKGA
- a CDS encoding spherulation-specific family 4 protein translates to MSGAGDPAGGTLLVPLYVHPAVDPAAWRALEALGPRLYGVVVNAADGPGPRVDGVMAQAASRLRGAGIRLLGYVDTRYGKRPPVAALRDLRRHRVWYGVDGVFFDQVSAGPEQLPYYRRLGWAARRCGARAVVLNPGVHPHPGYAALADVLVTFEGSWERYAEVRVPGWTAGLRPARLCHLVYDVPPGEGVTVARTAARLGAGVHCAVPDGPPNPWRHVPGGAA
- a CDS encoding GDP-mannose 4,6-dehydratase, with protein sequence MSSTAPVAVTGAEGFIGSHLVEALVADGHRVRAMVQYNSFSSHGWLEVLPPDVLDHVEIVLGDVRDPGSVREVVAGSETVYHLAALIAIPYSYRAPRSYVDTNVSGTLNVLEAVRESGAARLVHTSTSETYGTAQTVPITEDHPIVTQSPYAASKAGGDRLADSYHASFGTPVVTLRPFNTFGPRQSMRAVIPTVIGQVAAGQREVTLGDLRPTRDFTFVRDTVAAFLAVGTAPAADVVGRTFNAGTGGEIAIGDLVLLIGKLMDADLAVREDPQRLRPAGSEVMRLVCDASRLRAATGWAPAHTLKEGLAHTVEFFRDPANLARYKTSSYNV
- a CDS encoding NAD-dependent epimerase/dehydratase family protein yields the protein MRRILVLGGGGFLGAAVLARLGRPAAAAPDARAAPGGGPRVRLLRGERSPGFDLLADLAVVPVDVLAGRLAELSPDVVVNCAGAVAGAASEVCAVDARGPAALAEAMALAVPSARLVHLGSAAEYGPAEGKALSESAPARPTGVYGTAKLAGTLAVTGSGLDSVVLRVFNPVGAGAPVTGLPGRLAAAFRDTPPHGTVRTGSLTGYRDFVDVRDVAEAVALAAVAAGPLPPVVNIGSGRGVRARTLAETLAAIAGFGGRIEESGPGSANSAPLDWSQADITLAARALGWLPARTLRDALTSLWQATATPAPAGSASRVPGGGGGSRSSAAARNSP
- a CDS encoding ROK family transcriptional regulator, which gives rise to MTAPAGTSPAARPAADRQLAALSELAGLVAGGATRRSQLATATGLSRAAVAQRVDLLIERGLLVETGTVATDRGRPPLTLQLASHAAVVCAVDLGATHSTVAVFELGGTVLAEATADLDINDGPHAVLTGLHGQLGRLLAAAGHPAAHVRAISIGVPGPVEASTGTVVRPPIMRGWDGYRVPDFFAGRYDAPVLVDNDVNMMALGEYGHRPATAHLLYVKVGTGIGCGIVSGGVVHRGASGAAGDIGHIPVPGHDHVLCHCGNTGCVEAVASGAAVAATLREAGLPAERAADVVRLVAAGDPLARRQVRLAARRIGEVLASLVSFYNPDTIVLGGSIASLHDDLLADIRAAVYRRALPLATRTVAIETTVLGRRAGVEGARRLAVQHLLSPEGIGRMLAAAAG